The proteins below come from a single Natrinema sp. SYSU A 869 genomic window:
- a CDS encoding TIGR01548 family HAD-type hydrolase, which produces MNAAAVVLDIDGVLVDVADSYRRAIVESVDVVYGRTIRKDDIQEFKDAGGFNNDWELTYAAALYILAAEEGYSQSLEAYTDEIAASGGGLEAAESVVREAIGARATQRVTGRWDRERLRDVFQQLYLGDELYRGLEGGEPDLERETAGFIHDEPVLLEPEARDQLLADYDVGVLTGRPAAEAEIALDRVGLDDAVPVEHRFTMDDWEEGKPHPRALTTLAERFDAESVVFVGDTLDDVRTAVNASEADSDREYRGIGVLTGGLTGEEGRLKYENEGAAAILESVNALPDWLES; this is translated from the coding sequence TCCTGGACATCGACGGCGTGCTCGTCGACGTCGCCGACTCCTATCGGCGTGCGATCGTCGAGTCCGTCGACGTGGTCTACGGGCGGACGATCCGTAAGGACGACATTCAGGAGTTCAAGGACGCAGGCGGGTTCAACAACGACTGGGAGTTGACGTACGCTGCCGCGCTCTACATTCTCGCGGCCGAAGAGGGCTACAGCCAGTCGCTCGAGGCCTATACCGACGAGATCGCCGCTTCAGGCGGCGGTCTCGAGGCGGCCGAGAGCGTCGTCCGCGAGGCGATCGGTGCGCGGGCGACCCAGCGCGTGACGGGGCGCTGGGACCGCGAGCGGCTCCGCGACGTCTTCCAGCAACTATACCTCGGCGACGAACTCTACCGCGGGCTCGAGGGCGGCGAGCCCGACCTCGAGCGGGAGACGGCCGGATTCATCCACGACGAGCCGGTGTTGCTCGAGCCCGAGGCCCGCGATCAGCTGCTCGCGGACTACGACGTGGGCGTCCTGACCGGGCGGCCGGCGGCCGAGGCCGAGATCGCCCTCGATCGAGTCGGGCTCGACGATGCGGTTCCGGTCGAGCACCGCTTCACGATGGACGACTGGGAGGAGGGCAAGCCGCACCCGCGCGCGCTGACGACGCTCGCGGAGCGGTTCGACGCCGAGAGCGTCGTCTTCGTCGGCGACACGTTAGACGACGTTCGGACGGCGGTCAACGCGAGCGAGGCAGATTCCGACCGAGAGTACCGCGGTATCGGCGTCCTGACCGGCGGGCTGACCGGCGAAGAGGGTCGACTGAAGTACGAGAACGAGGGCGCGGCGGCGATCCTCGAGTCGGTCAACGCATTGCCGGACTGGCTCGAGTCGTAG